In the genome of Microcoleus sp. FACHB-672, one region contains:
- a CDS encoding CU044_2847 family protein, with amino-acid sequence MQQAEPFNTFIICLAFRISDYQLAKVFTNLNPGNTSPYDEQRGLGTDTIAQMQLARKMIRDYTSYVLSAFKDFGAAEIEEVTLKFGMKLGGSAGIPYITEGKAESNLEIEVKCKFPDKKTGI; translated from the coding sequence ATACAACAAGCTGAACCTTTTAATACGTTCATAATCTGTCTGGCCTTCAGGATTAGTGACTATCAACTCGCTAAAGTTTTTACTAATCTCAATCCAGGGAACACTAGCCCTTATGATGAGCAAAGGGGTTTAGGAACAGACACAATCGCCCAAATGCAGCTAGCGCGAAAGATGATTCGGGACTATACCTCGTATGTCTTGAGTGCCTTTAAGGATTTTGGAGCGGCTGAGATTGAAGAGGTTACACTCAAATTTGGGATGAAACTGGGCGGCTCTGCCGGCATTCCTTACATTACAGAAGGCAAGGCCGAAAGCAATTTGGAAATAGAGGTAAAGTGTAAATTTCCTGACAAAAAAACCGGCATCTAA